The sequence below is a genomic window from Pseudomonas cremoricolorata.
CCCATGAAGCTTCCACCGCTTGCCGCCCTACAGTTCTTCAATGTCGCCGCCCAAACCGAGAGCTTCGTCCAGGCCGGGCGCTTGCTGCATATCACCCACGGCGCGGTGAGTCGCCAGGTGCGTCAGTTGGAAGAGAGCCTCGGCGTGACGCTGTTCGAGCGGCGTAATCGGGCGATCTTTCTCAATGAGTCCGGGCGCAGGCTGTATCAGCTGACCGCGCCGTTCTTCGAGGACTTGCGCCAGACCGTGCTCGACCTGCAACAGCCGAGTCGTGACGAGGTGCTGGTGGTGTCGTGCGAACCGACCATCGCGATGAAATGGCTGATCCCGCGCCTGGCGGATTTCCACAGCCAGCACCCTGGCATTCAGGTGCAACTGCTCACCGCAGGCGGGGCAGTGAACTTTGCGCGAACGGGGGTCGATGTGGCGGTGCGGCGCGATGACTTCTACTGGGGCGAGGGCATTCACAGCGCCACTCTGTGCGAAGAGTGGGTCGGCCCGCTGTGCACGCCTGGGCTGTGGCACGGCCAAGAAGCGCTGGATGGCCTGTGCCTGCTGCACAGCCGCACCCGCCCACAGGCCTGGGACCACTGGCTGCGCCTGCGCGGCATCACGCTGGCCCAGTCAACGCGCCAGGACTTCGAGCACTTCTACCTCTCGACCCAGGCAGCCGCTGCCGGGCTGGGCGTGTGCCTGGCTTCGGCGTTGATGGTGGAAGATGAATTGCGCGCTGGGCAGTTGCTCGCGCCGCTGGGTTTCGCCAAGGATGGCTCGCGCTATTGCCTGCTGGCTGCCCAGCCGTTTGCCGACAGCAGCAAAGCGACGGCCTTCCTGCACTGGATCACGGCGCAGATGCAGGCCAGTACCGAGCGCTTGCCGCTACTGTGAACGCGCGCCCTACCCCACAGGCTCATCGAGCAACCCCTGGCTGCGCAGCGCCTGCAAGGCAGCCTCCAGTGTCTGCATGCCGGCGGCGGCGCTGGTTTGAAGGGTCGAGTGCAGCTGCGCCAGGCGCCCTTCGCGAATCAGGTTCTGCACTGCAGGCGTACCCACCAGCACTTCGCGCGCCGCTACCCGGCCGCCGCCCTTGCGCTTGACCAGCACCTGCACCAACACCAGGCGCAGCGACTGCGCGAGCATGGCCCGTACCAACGGTTTTTCCTCGGCGGCGAACACCTCCACCAGCCGCTCGATGCTGCTCACCGCCGAACGGGTGTGCACGGTGCCCAGCACCAGGTGCCCGGTTTCCGCGGCGCGCAGGGCCAGGCGGATGGTCTCGAGATCGCGCAGTTCGCCGAGCATGATGATGTCCGGGTCTTGCCGCAGGGCGCTGCGCAGGGCCTGGGCGAAGTCGCGGCTGTGGCGGCCGATTTCGCGCTGGTTGATCAGGCTGCGCTGGCTGCAATGAAGGATTTCCACTGGGTCTTCGAGGGTGATGATGTGCAGGGCGCGGTCGCGGTTGAGCTGGTCGAGCAAGGCCGCGAGGGTGCTGGACTTGCCACTGCCGGTCGGCCCGCCGACCAGCACTAGGCCGTCGCGCAGCCCTGCCAGCAGCGGGTAGATCGGCTGCAAGCCAAGCGCCTCGACGCTCGGTACATCGTCTGCCAGCAAGCGCAGGCTGGCTGCAGGGCCCTGCTGTTGGCGGAACAGGTTGAGGCGCACCCGGCCACGCTCGGGAACGGCCAAGGCCAAGTCGAGTTCATCGCTGCTGGCCCACTGCCGTTGCTGCTCGGCGTCAAGGAACTGGCCAAGGCCGGTGAACAGTGCGTCGGCGCTCAGCACCGGTAAATCCAGGCGCTGCAGCTCGCCATCGATGCGCAGCAGCGGCGCTTCACCTGCTGCCAGGTGCAGGTCGGAGGCCCGCGCGTGGAGGGCGCGGGCCAGCAGGTCGGTCACGTCCATGAGACTCCCCAAAGGCCATAGAGCAGGTAGAATGCCGCGACCACTGAGCCGCCGGCGATCAACCATGTCCACAGTAGCAGCCAACTTGCAGGCCCTCGCCGTCCGTATCCACAGTGCCGCTGAGGCAGCCGGACGCGCGCCGTCCAGCGTGCGCCTGCTGGCGGTGAGCAAAACCAAGCCGGCCAGCGCCGTGCGTGAGTTGTACGCCGCCGGGGTCAGCGATGTGGGGGAAAATTACCTACAGGAAGCGCTGAACAAACAGCAGGAACTTGCCGACCTGCCCTTGACCTGGCACTTCATCGGCCCCATCCAGTCGAACAAGACCCGCGCCATTGCCGAGCACTTCGATTGGGTACATTCCGTAGACCGCCTGAAAATCGCCCAGCGTTTGTCCGAGCAGCGTCCGGCCGGGCTGGCCCCGCTCAACGTCTGCCTGCAAGTGAACGTCAGCGGCGAG
It includes:
- a CDS encoding type IV pilus twitching motility protein PilT, coding for MDVTDLLARALHARASDLHLAAGEAPLLRIDGELQRLDLPVLSADALFTGLGQFLDAEQQRQWASSDELDLALAVPERGRVRLNLFRQQQGPAASLRLLADDVPSVEALGLQPIYPLLAGLRDGLVLVGGPTGSGKSSTLAALLDQLNRDRALHIITLEDPVEILHCSQRSLINQREIGRHSRDFAQALRSALRQDPDIIMLGELRDLETIRLALRAAETGHLVLGTVHTRSAVSSIERLVEVFAAEEKPLVRAMLAQSLRLVLVQVLVKRKGGGRVAAREVLVGTPAVQNLIREGRLAQLHSTLQTSAAAGMQTLEAALQALRSQGLLDEPVG
- a CDS encoding YggS family pyridoxal phosphate-dependent enzyme; the protein is MSTVAANLQALAVRIHSAAEAAGRAPSSVRLLAVSKTKPASAVRELYAAGVSDVGENYLQEALNKQQELADLPLTWHFIGPIQSNKTRAIAEHFDWVHSVDRLKIAQRLSEQRPAGLAPLNVCLQVNVSGEGSKSGCAPADLPALAAAVAALPGLRLRGLMAIPAPSDERAAQERPFAQLRELLGQLEPGLDTLSMGMSHDLEAAIAQGATWVRIGTALFGARDYGAV
- a CDS encoding LysR substrate-binding domain-containing protein, producing the protein MKLPPLAALQFFNVAAQTESFVQAGRLLHITHGAVSRQVRQLEESLGVTLFERRNRAIFLNESGRRLYQLTAPFFEDLRQTVLDLQQPSRDEVLVVSCEPTIAMKWLIPRLADFHSQHPGIQVQLLTAGGAVNFARTGVDVAVRRDDFYWGEGIHSATLCEEWVGPLCTPGLWHGQEALDGLCLLHSRTRPQAWDHWLRLRGITLAQSTRQDFEHFYLSTQAAAAGLGVCLASALMVEDELRAGQLLAPLGFAKDGSRYCLLAAQPFADSSKATAFLHWITAQMQASTERLPLL